Proteins encoded within one genomic window of Dyadobacter chenhuakuii:
- a CDS encoding class II fructose-bisphosphate aldolase, which produces MLLTTKQLFEKCYGRYAIPAVNVFFMEEIHGLFAAAQEAEAPFIVQTTPFARDYAHPDMLLSMIAAAARIYPDVTYAIHMDHGFEEHIFQAIEAGGYTSVMIDASHDDFDQNVARTREVVARAHAKNISVEAELGVLAGVEDDLTVDAAHSFYTNPQQVEDFVKATDCDSLAIAVGTSHGAYKFSGGQGLQFHILEEIQQRLPGFPLVLHGGSNVIPEVVERINAAGGNLKTDAKGVQEDEIRKAIPLGVCKINIATDTRLLWTMVNREFFRDKPEEFAPTTPGKIFMEEYKKFMLKKFDLFGCTGKAGDFTFA; this is translated from the coding sequence ATGCTTTTAACAACAAAACAACTTTTTGAAAAATGCTATGGCCGCTATGCGATTCCGGCGGTGAATGTGTTTTTCATGGAAGAAATCCACGGCTTGTTCGCAGCGGCTCAGGAAGCGGAAGCGCCATTTATAGTGCAGACGACCCCGTTTGCAAGAGATTATGCGCACCCCGATATGCTGCTTTCTATGATCGCTGCGGCGGCCCGGATATATCCTGATGTAACCTATGCAATCCACATGGATCATGGTTTTGAAGAACATATTTTTCAAGCCATTGAAGCGGGTGGTTACACCTCGGTGATGATTGATGCCAGTCATGATGATTTTGATCAGAATGTGGCTCGGACCAGGGAAGTCGTTGCGCGTGCGCATGCAAAGAACATTAGCGTAGAGGCTGAATTGGGGGTTTTGGCGGGTGTAGAGGACGATCTGACGGTGGATGCGGCGCATTCATTTTATACTAATCCCCAGCAGGTTGAGGATTTTGTCAAAGCCACGGATTGTGATAGTCTGGCCATTGCGGTGGGCACGAGCCATGGCGCTTACAAGTTCTCGGGCGGACAGGGTTTGCAGTTTCACATTTTGGAAGAAATTCAGCAGCGGCTTCCGGGCTTTCCTTTGGTGCTGCATGGCGGTTCTAATGTGATTCCTGAGGTTGTGGAGCGCATTAACGCGGCGGGCGGCAATCTGAAAACGGATGCCAAAGGCGTTCAGGAAGACGAAATCCGGAAGGCGATCCCGCTGGGTGTTTGCAAGATCAACATTGCCACGGACACGCGGCTGCTCTGGACGATGGTGAACCGCGAATTTTTCCGCGACAAGCCGGAAGAGTTCGCTCCGACCACGCCGGGGAAGATTTTTATGGAAGAATATAAAAAATTTATGCTGAAAAAGTTTGACCTGTTCGGTTGTACGGGCAAGGCCGGCGATTTCACTTTCGCCTGA
- the iolB gene encoding 5-deoxy-glucuronate isomerase: MSDLLVKPAPDQKTYHSLTSDQAGWTYLNFEAKILDVNEQISGNTGEYEYCFVLLGGNFKVEAAGQTWETKNGRKDVFSGIGHAMYLSRHTDYVLTAQSPQTDIAICYVASDEDHPPRMKRPEEAAIEYRGGDNANRQINSLLEPGFDCHKIVCVEVYTPSGNWSSFPAHKHDVRTEDENGNLIEANLEEIYFYKIDKPQGYAIQQVYTQDRSLDEIVRVHHNEAVLVPKGYHPVVAGHGYNVYYLNFLAGSDQSLANTSDPDHDWIYGTWKGSDPRLPLVTAEMNGK; this comes from the coding sequence ATGAGTGACCTGCTAGTTAAACCTGCGCCTGACCAAAAAACCTACCATTCCCTTACGAGCGATCAAGCCGGTTGGACTTATTTGAACTTCGAGGCTAAAATACTGGATGTAAACGAACAAATTTCAGGAAACACGGGCGAGTACGAATATTGCTTCGTTTTGCTTGGCGGAAATTTTAAAGTCGAAGCCGCCGGACAAACCTGGGAAACGAAAAACGGTCGCAAAGATGTGTTCAGCGGAATCGGGCATGCCATGTATTTGTCGAGACATACGGATTACGTTTTAACGGCACAATCACCTCAGACCGACATTGCGATTTGCTACGTGGCATCCGACGAGGATCACCCGCCGCGCATGAAACGCCCGGAAGAAGCTGCGATCGAATATCGAGGCGGCGACAACGCGAACCGTCAGATTAACAGCTTATTGGAGCCTGGTTTTGACTGTCATAAGATCGTTTGCGTGGAAGTTTACACGCCTTCGGGCAATTGGAGCTCGTTCCCTGCCCACAAGCATGATGTTCGCACGGAAGATGAAAACGGCAATCTGATTGAGGCGAATCTGGAGGAAATTTATTTTTACAAAATCGACAAACCGCAGGGTTACGCCATTCAACAGGTTTATACTCAGGACCGTTCGCTGGATGAGATCGTCCGCGTGCATCATAATGAAGCCGTACTGGTTCCAAAAGGTTACCACCCCGTTGTTGCCGGACATGGTTACAATGTTTATTATCTCAATTTCCTGGCCGGAAGCGACCAATCGCTGGCCAACACCTCTGACCCCGACCACGACTGGATTTACGGAACCTGGAAAGGCTCCGATCCGCGCCTGCCGCTTGTAACGGCTGAAATGAATGGCAAATAA
- the iolC gene encoding 5-dehydro-2-deoxygluconokinase: MKKYDLLTLGRSSIDLYSANVGSPFEKIEAFNAFVGGCPLNIATGARRLGLETAILTGIGNDQVGNFIKHFLDQEGIVTDWVPTIEGTRSSAVVLGIEPPDRFPLVYYRENCADINLNLDHVDAIPFGDFKAAAFSGTAFSKDPSRTAMFYALELAKKNNVTRLLDIDFRADQWFDPRAFGVTIRAALPSFNIVVGTEEEILATFLTDKEQLLIKHQQISAPEIRGNIENAIQEIMASGVETLVVKRGKDGASIFQPGKEEVKVPGFPVEVLNVLGAGDAFCAGFSFGLLSGWDLYQSVRMGNACGAIIVTREGCANFMPTRAEVDAFVAGYGGL, from the coding sequence ATGAAAAAATACGACTTACTGACCCTTGGCCGCTCGTCTATCGACCTGTATTCGGCTAATGTGGGCAGTCCTTTTGAAAAAATAGAAGCATTCAACGCATTCGTAGGCGGTTGCCCGCTGAACATTGCTACCGGCGCACGCAGACTTGGTCTGGAAACCGCCATTCTAACAGGCATAGGCAATGATCAGGTGGGTAATTTTATCAAACATTTCCTTGATCAGGAAGGCATTGTTACGGATTGGGTGCCAACCATCGAAGGCACCAGAAGCTCTGCCGTAGTGCTGGGCATTGAGCCTCCGGATCGTTTTCCGCTCGTTTATTACCGCGAAAACTGCGCCGATATTAATCTGAACCTGGATCACGTTGATGCCATTCCGTTCGGAGATTTCAAAGCAGCTGCGTTTTCGGGAACGGCATTCAGCAAAGATCCGAGTCGCACTGCGATGTTCTATGCATTGGAATTAGCTAAGAAAAACAATGTGACCCGCCTGCTGGACATTGATTTCCGGGCCGATCAATGGTTTGATCCAAGGGCATTTGGCGTTACAATCCGGGCTGCATTGCCCAGCTTCAACATTGTCGTAGGGACCGAAGAAGAAATCCTGGCCACCTTCCTGACCGACAAAGAGCAGCTCCTCATTAAACACCAGCAAATCTCTGCTCCCGAGATCCGCGGCAACATTGAAAACGCAATCCAGGAAATTATGGCTTCCGGTGTGGAAACATTGGTAGTCAAGCGCGGGAAAGATGGCGCTTCTATTTTTCAGCCTGGAAAAGAGGAGGTTAAGGTGCCTGGTTTCCCTGTTGAAGTTTTGAATGTGCTCGGCGCTGGCGACGCGTTTTGCGCCGGATTTTCTTTCGGGTTACTGAGCGGCTGGGACCTTTATCAGAGTGTAAGAATGGGGAATGCATGCGGGGCGATCATTGTGACGCGCGAAGGCTGCGCCAATTTTATGCCGACCCGGGCCGAAGTAGATGCTTTTGTTGCCGGTTACGGCGGCTTATAG
- a CDS encoding CoA-acylating methylmalonate-semialdehyde dehydrogenase: MEKLQNYINGQWVDSHSDHFENVLNPANQEVLAQVPYGNAKDVEDAAEAAVKGFQEWRSTPVSKRVQYLFKLKTLLEDNADDIARTIVLESGKTFIEAKAEMVRAIENVENACGMPAMMQGEFSEDIAKGIDEYMIRQPLGPCACIAPFNFPGMITFWFLPYALACGNSYIIKPSEKVPLTMTKIVALMEKLDLPKGVLNLVQGAREVVDGILEHPAIKGISFVGSSNVAKYVYSKGAANGKRVQAQGGAKNPVIVLPDADIEMTSQIVIDSVYGCAGQRCLAASTIITVGEHKDITESLVESAKNRKTGFGLDSDVQMGPVISAESKNRVQTLIDKGLSEGGRLLVDGRNAKVEGYEGGNFINPTIIEDIPLDGELAGTEIFGPVLSLVHINTIDEAIRFINAGKYGNMACIFTSSGSNARKFRHEAEAGNIGINIGVAAPVAQFPFSGWKESFYGDLHGQGKHAVEFFTQTKVVIERWLKEWNRKF; the protein is encoded by the coding sequence ATGGAAAAATTACAGAATTACATCAATGGACAGTGGGTGGACAGCCATTCGGATCATTTCGAAAATGTGCTGAACCCTGCTAACCAGGAAGTGCTCGCGCAAGTGCCTTATGGCAATGCAAAGGACGTGGAAGATGCCGCAGAAGCCGCTGTTAAGGGGTTTCAGGAGTGGAGAAGCACGCCCGTTTCGAAGCGCGTTCAATATTTGTTTAAACTAAAAACATTGCTGGAAGATAATGCCGACGACATTGCACGGACGATCGTACTGGAATCGGGGAAGACATTCATTGAAGCCAAAGCCGAAATGGTGCGGGCGATCGAGAATGTGGAAAATGCCTGCGGAATGCCTGCAATGATGCAGGGAGAATTTTCCGAAGATATTGCCAAAGGCATCGACGAATACATGATCCGTCAGCCGCTGGGCCCGTGTGCATGCATTGCGCCGTTCAATTTCCCGGGTATGATCACATTCTGGTTCCTGCCCTACGCGCTGGCTTGCGGGAACAGCTACATCATTAAGCCTTCGGAAAAAGTGCCGTTGACAATGACCAAAATTGTGGCGTTGATGGAAAAGCTGGATCTGCCGAAAGGCGTCCTTAACCTCGTGCAAGGTGCGCGTGAAGTAGTCGATGGCATTCTGGAACATCCTGCTATTAAAGGCATTAGCTTCGTAGGATCATCCAATGTTGCGAAATATGTGTATTCCAAAGGCGCTGCGAACGGAAAACGCGTGCAGGCACAAGGCGGCGCAAAAAATCCCGTGATCGTGCTGCCCGATGCAGACATTGAAATGACTTCCCAAATCGTGATCGACAGCGTTTATGGTTGTGCGGGACAGCGTTGCCTGGCAGCTTCGACCATCATTACAGTTGGTGAGCATAAGGACATTACGGAAAGTCTGGTGGAATCTGCCAAGAACAGGAAAACCGGTTTCGGGCTCGATAGCGACGTGCAAATGGGTCCGGTAATTTCAGCTGAAAGCAAAAACCGCGTTCAGACATTGATTGACAAAGGATTAAGCGAAGGCGGAAGGCTGCTGGTTGATGGCCGCAATGCAAAAGTGGAAGGTTATGAAGGCGGAAACTTCATCAATCCAACCATTATCGAAGACATCCCATTGGACGGCGAACTGGCCGGAACAGAGATTTTCGGTCCTGTTTTGAGCTTGGTTCACATTAACACTATCGACGAAGCGATCCGTTTTATTAATGCGGGCAAATACGGAAATATGGCTTGCATCTTCACAAGCAGCGGTTCCAACGCCCGCAAGTTCCGCCATGAAGCAGAAGCTGGAAACATTGGTATCAACATTGGAGTAGCCGCTCCCGTCGCCCAATTCCCATTCTCAGGCTGGAAAGAAAGCTTTTACGGCGACTTGCACGGACAAGGCAAACACGCCGTAGAGTTCTTCACGCAAACCAAAGTCGTGATCGAACGCTGGCTTAAAGAGTGGAACAGGAAGTTTTGA
- a CDS encoding sodium/sugar symporter — protein sequence MSNTGLQSLDYVVFFIYLIGVSAYGYWIYKKKSSKEVSSTDYFLAEGSLTFWAIGASIIASNISAEHFIGMSGSGFAIGLAISSYEWMAAASLIVVALFILPVYLKNKIYTMPQFLRERYNPTVATIMAVFWLLLYVFVNLTSILYLGALALEVTAGLDFTWGIIGLGLFAVIITIGGMKVIGYTDVVQVIVLVMGGLATTYLALDLVSTHFNRPGIFNALGLLKEQADSHFHMILPKENPFYKDLPGLSVIIGAMWINNLAYFGCNQYIIQRSLGADLKTARKGILFAALLKLLIPIIVVIPGIAAYVLYQNGMFQKEMLDGVGVVKPDHAYPVLLNLLPGGLKGMAFAALTAAIVASLAGKANSISTIFTLDIYKQYINPNASEKQLVKIGRYTIYVAMIIGVIIAPQLRVLDQAYQFIQEYSSFITPGVFAIFILGMFWKRTTSAAALTAALLTIPLSTAGKFMAPEIPFLDRMGIIFLILCAVIVVMTLADPKSKHNPKGLEIDRTMFEPGKSFVIGSIMICGVIAALYTVFW from the coding sequence ATGTCCAATACCGGTTTGCAATCGCTGGATTATGTTGTATTCTTTATTTATTTGATAGGCGTTTCTGCTTATGGTTATTGGATTTACAAAAAGAAAAGCTCCAAAGAAGTCAGCTCGACGGACTATTTCCTGGCCGAAGGATCACTGACATTCTGGGCGATCGGCGCCTCGATTATTGCCTCCAACATCTCGGCAGAGCATTTCATCGGGATGTCGGGTTCGGGTTTTGCGATCGGGCTGGCGATTTCTTCCTATGAATGGATGGCGGCGGCTTCGCTGATTGTGGTGGCGCTCTTTATCCTGCCGGTTTATCTCAAAAATAAGATTTATACCATGCCGCAATTCCTCCGGGAGCGGTATAATCCCACGGTGGCGACCATTATGGCCGTTTTCTGGCTGTTGCTTTACGTGTTTGTAAACCTTACTTCGATCCTTTACCTGGGTGCATTGGCATTGGAAGTGACTGCTGGTCTGGACTTTACGTGGGGAATCATTGGCTTGGGGCTCTTTGCGGTCATCATTACAATTGGTGGGATGAAAGTGATTGGTTACACGGACGTCGTGCAGGTGATCGTGCTTGTTATGGGCGGGCTGGCAACCACTTACCTGGCATTAGATCTTGTTTCAACCCATTTTAACAGGCCCGGGATTTTCAATGCATTAGGCTTGCTCAAAGAACAGGCAGATTCTCATTTCCACATGATTTTGCCCAAAGAAAATCCTTTTTACAAAGACCTGCCGGGATTATCTGTGATCATTGGTGCGATGTGGATCAATAACCTTGCCTATTTTGGTTGCAATCAATACATTATTCAAAGAAGCCTGGGCGCTGATTTAAAGACTGCGCGGAAAGGGATTTTGTTTGCGGCTTTGCTGAAACTGCTTATTCCGATCATCGTCGTTATTCCGGGAATTGCTGCTTATGTTTTGTATCAAAATGGCATGTTTCAAAAGGAAATGCTGGATGGCGTCGGCGTTGTAAAACCAGATCATGCTTATCCTGTTTTGCTCAATTTGCTGCCGGGTGGACTAAAAGGAATGGCCTTTGCTGCCTTAACCGCCGCAATCGTCGCTTCCCTGGCCGGAAAAGCGAACAGTATTTCGACCATTTTTACACTGGACATTTACAAACAATACATTAACCCAAACGCCAGCGAAAAACAGCTGGTTAAGATCGGTCGCTACACTATTTATGTGGCCATGATCATCGGTGTGATCATTGCGCCGCAGCTGCGTGTGCTGGATCAGGCTTACCAGTTTATCCAGGAATACAGCAGCTTCATTACACCGGGTGTGTTTGCGATTTTCATTCTTGGAATGTTCTGGAAACGAACAACTTCTGCTGCCGCATTGACTGCTGCATTGCTGACAATTCCATTGTCCACAGCCGGAAAGTTTATGGCACCTGAGATTCCATTTTTGGACCGGATGGGCATTATATTCCTGATTCTTTGCGCGGTAATTGTAGTCATGACATTAGCTGATCCGAAAAGCAAACACAATCCAAAAGGACTTGAAATCGACCGGACCATGTTTGAACCAGGCAAAAGTTTCGTCATCGGCTCGATCATGATCTGCGGCGTGATCGCGGCGTTGTACACCGTTTTTTGGTAA
- the iolD gene encoding 3D-(3,5/4)-trihydroxycyclohexane-1,2-dione acylhydrolase (decyclizing) produces the protein MTRRLTVAQATITFLKNQFIERDGVEQPYFGGCFGIFGHGNVAGLGQALQENPDFRYYQCRNEQSMVHTAVAYAKVKNRLGAFVCTTSIGPGATNMITGAALATINRLPVLLLPGDIFSTREPNPVLQQLESASTQDISVNDCFKPVSKYWDRINRPEQLIYSLPEVMRVLTSQSEMGAVTLSMPQDVQTHAYDFPEELFRKRVWHVGRPRPDLTTLQKAAEWIKSSKNPVIVAGGGAIYSDACGVLETFASKTGIPVGETFAGKGAVRYDAPYSIGGLGATGTKYAIEIANEADVVIGIGTRYSDFTTASKSIFKNPDVKFININISEFDAFKHAALPVIGDAKAVLEELSSLLGDYEVDANYRQHIADVNKAWDDEVTQIYAEGNGTVVPIDQAVVIGTLNSFMDDRDVMINASGSAPGDLHKLWRATDPKNFHLEYGFSCMGYEIAAGMGAKMADPTREIYVICGDGGYLMNNHEIVTAIQEGIKFTILLLNNNGYASIGGLSESIGSARFGTMYKYRDENSGQLSGDFLPVDLAKNAESLGANVIRATDRESLENALAQSKTADRTTVIYIETSLYRTVKGYHAWWEVPIAEVSTSPSVQKAFETYKSNKKEQRIFL, from the coding sequence ATGACCAGAAGACTTACAGTAGCGCAGGCTACGATCACATTTTTAAAGAACCAGTTCATCGAGCGCGATGGTGTGGAACAGCCTTATTTTGGCGGTTGTTTCGGGATTTTCGGGCATGGTAATGTGGCTGGATTGGGCCAGGCATTGCAGGAAAACCCTGATTTTCGTTACTATCAATGCCGCAATGAGCAATCGATGGTGCATACGGCAGTGGCTTATGCGAAGGTCAAAAATCGTCTTGGCGCATTCGTTTGCACGACCTCTATCGGTCCCGGCGCTACGAACATGATCACCGGTGCAGCACTGGCGACCATTAACCGGCTGCCCGTTTTGCTTTTGCCCGGAGATATTTTCTCAACCCGCGAGCCTAATCCAGTTTTGCAGCAATTAGAAAGTGCTTCGACACAGGACATTTCTGTCAATGATTGTTTTAAACCCGTTTCCAAATACTGGGACCGCATTAACCGCCCCGAACAGCTCATTTATTCGCTGCCGGAAGTGATGCGTGTGCTAACCTCGCAATCGGAAATGGGTGCAGTAACATTATCCATGCCGCAGGACGTGCAAACACATGCCTATGACTTCCCTGAAGAACTTTTCAGGAAAAGAGTCTGGCACGTCGGCAGGCCGAGACCAGATTTGACCACATTGCAGAAAGCTGCGGAATGGATTAAATCATCTAAAAACCCTGTCATCGTTGCTGGCGGCGGTGCCATTTACAGTGATGCTTGTGGTGTGCTTGAAACTTTTGCAAGTAAAACGGGCATTCCAGTCGGTGAGACATTCGCAGGAAAAGGCGCGGTCCGTTATGACGCTCCTTACAGCATTGGCGGCCTGGGCGCAACCGGGACGAAATATGCGATTGAAATTGCGAACGAAGCCGATGTTGTGATTGGCATAGGAACGCGTTACAGCGATTTTACGACGGCTTCCAAGTCGATATTCAAGAACCCGGATGTAAAGTTTATCAACATTAATATCAGTGAATTTGATGCTTTCAAGCACGCTGCATTGCCGGTGATTGGGGATGCGAAGGCGGTTTTAGAGGAATTATCTAGCTTACTGGGTGACTATGAAGTTGATGCAAATTATCGCCAGCATATTGCTGATGTTAACAAAGCCTGGGACGACGAAGTAACGCAAATTTACGCCGAAGGAAACGGAACGGTTGTGCCTATCGATCAGGCCGTTGTAATTGGGACATTAAACAGCTTCATGGACGACCGCGATGTGATGATCAATGCGTCGGGCAGCGCGCCGGGTGACTTGCATAAGTTATGGCGTGCGACGGATCCGAAAAACTTCCATCTGGAATATGGCTTCTCTTGCATGGGCTATGAGATCGCGGCAGGAATGGGTGCAAAAATGGCCGATCCGACGCGCGAGATTTACGTGATCTGCGGGGATGGCGGTTATCTGATGAACAACCACGAAATCGTGACCGCCATTCAGGAAGGCATTAAGTTCACTATCCTGCTTTTAAATAACAACGGTTACGCCAGCATTGGCGGGCTTTCAGAAAGCATTGGAAGTGCGCGCTTTGGAACAATGTATAAATATCGGGATGAAAATTCAGGACAGCTTTCAGGTGATTTCCTGCCGGTGGATTTGGCCAAAAATGCAGAAAGCCTGGGCGCTAATGTAATCCGCGCGACAGATCGCGAATCGCTGGAAAACGCTTTGGCTCAATCCAAAACGGCGGATCGTACGACGGTTATTTACATTGAAACCAGTCTTTACCGCACCGTCAAGGGTTACCACGCCTGGTGGGAAGTGCCGATTGCGGAAGTCTCTACCTCTCCGAGCGTGCAAAAGGCCTTTGAAACATATAAATCGAACAAAAAAGAACAGCGCATTTTCTTATAA
- the iolE gene encoding myo-inosose-2 dehydratase — protein sequence MNFENIKLGVAPINWTNDDMPELGGENTFEQCISEMALAGFTGCEVGNKFPRDTNVLKKALELRGLQICNQWNSYELTTKTFAENRENFTTLLDFLETMGAKVIGGGETGNSCQGQMNVPVFEGKGMLKTKEEWDSFTFGLNELGKIARDRGMKLAFHHHMGTCIQTIEETDRLLNETDPENVFLNYDCGHFHFAGEDPAVALQKYIGRTAHIHLKDVRPSILQRVHDEKLSFLTAVKNGVFTVPGDPEGCIDFPSLFAIIKESDYHGWIVLEAEQDPAKANPLEYAMIARKFFKGLTGI from the coding sequence ATGAATTTCGAGAACATTAAACTAGGCGTTGCGCCCATCAACTGGACCAACGACGATATGCCTGAACTGGGCGGTGAGAATACATTTGAGCAATGCATCAGCGAAATGGCGCTGGCCGGTTTCACAGGCTGCGAAGTCGGCAACAAGTTTCCACGTGATACGAATGTGTTGAAGAAAGCATTGGAATTGAGAGGTTTGCAGATTTGCAACCAATGGAATAGCTACGAGCTAACGACCAAAACCTTCGCCGAAAACCGCGAGAACTTCACCACATTGCTTGATTTCCTTGAAACAATGGGAGCGAAAGTGATCGGTGGCGGTGAAACGGGGAACAGTTGCCAGGGGCAAATGAATGTGCCCGTTTTCGAAGGAAAAGGAATGTTGAAGACCAAAGAAGAATGGGACAGCTTCACATTCGGCCTGAATGAGTTGGGCAAAATCGCCCGTGACCGCGGCATGAAGCTGGCTTTTCACCACCACATGGGAACGTGCATTCAAACGATTGAAGAAACGGATCGCCTCTTAAATGAAACCGATCCCGAAAATGTGTTCCTGAATTACGACTGCGGACATTTCCATTTCGCAGGCGAAGATCCGGCAGTTGCGCTTCAAAAATACATTGGCCGCACAGCGCATATTCATTTAAAAGACGTACGTCCGAGCATTTTGCAACGTGTTCACGACGAAAAGCTTAGCTTCCTGACCGCCGTTAAAAACGGTGTCTTCACGGTCCCCGGAGATCCCGAAGGCTGCATTGATTTCCCATCCCTTTTTGCTATCATCAAAGAAAGCGATTACCACGGCTGGATCGTCCTCGAAGCCGAACAAGATCCCGCCAAGGCGAATCCGTTGGAATATGCTATGATCGCAAGGAAGTTTTTTAAGGGATTGACAGGGATTTGA
- the iolG gene encoding inositol 2-dehydrogenase yields the protein MTRKLKTGVIGLGRIGQIHLSNLVHHMPDAQVIIASDVSPAAHEFARSLGVAEVTTDAYDVINHPDVEAVIICSPTPFHVPYTVAAAEKGKHVFCEKPLDVTLEAIHAAEKAVSENNIKLMLGFNRRFDANFSNVRSLVEANKIGDPHILRITSRDPAPPPVEYLKISGGIFLDMSIHDFDMARYIVGSEVKEVFVKGDALIHPEIKEFGDIDTAVIVLTFENGAIGVIDNSRKAVYGYDQRLEIFGSKGMAKAENNTSDTLVHFDSNGGHISLPLHFFLERYETAYRVCLKSFIDCVLQDKPSPVDAHDGLMATAIGIAAMKSLTEGRSVKIEEVLQYAVV from the coding sequence ATGACTAGAAAATTAAAGACCGGGGTGATTGGCCTGGGTCGGATCGGGCAGATACATTTGAGCAATCTGGTTCATCACATGCCTGACGCACAGGTGATTATCGCTTCCGACGTCTCACCTGCGGCTCATGAATTTGCACGCAGTCTGGGTGTTGCCGAGGTTACTACGGATGCCTATGATGTGATCAACCATCCTGATGTTGAGGCGGTTATCATTTGCTCACCTACTCCATTCCACGTTCCTTACACAGTTGCGGCTGCCGAAAAAGGAAAGCATGTGTTTTGTGAAAAACCTTTGGACGTAACACTGGAAGCGATTCACGCTGCGGAAAAGGCTGTGAGTGAGAATAATATAAAGTTAATGCTGGGCTTCAACCGTCGTTTTGATGCCAATTTCAGCAATGTCCGCAGTCTGGTGGAAGCCAATAAAATCGGCGATCCGCACATTCTGCGCATTACCAGCCGCGACCCTGCGCCTCCGCCGGTGGAATATCTGAAAATCTCAGGCGGCATTTTCCTCGATATGTCGATCCATGACTTCGACATGGCGCGCTACATTGTAGGCAGCGAGGTGAAGGAGGTTTTTGTAAAAGGCGATGCACTGATCCATCCGGAGATTAAAGAATTCGGAGATATTGACACGGCGGTGATCGTTTTGACATTTGAAAATGGCGCTATCGGCGTGATTGATAACAGCAGAAAAGCGGTTTACGGTTACGATCAGCGTCTTGAAATTTTCGGTTCAAAAGGCATGGCGAAGGCAGAAAACAACACGTCCGACACGCTCGTGCATTTCGACAGCAATGGCGGACACATTTCGTTGCCGCTGCATTTCTTCCTGGAAAGATACGAAACAGCTTATCGTGTTTGTCTTAAATCGTTCATTGACTGCGTGTTGCAAGACAAGCCGTCGCCTGTGGACGCGCATGACGGACTTATGGCAACCGCCATCGGCATTGCTGCAATGAAGTCGCTGACCGAAGGCAGAAGTGTGAAAATCGAGGAGGTTTTGCAGTATGCGGTCGTTTAA
- a CDS encoding LacI family DNA-binding transcriptional regulator translates to MNSPRPVTIKDIARRFRCSPSTVSRALNDHPAINEDTRKNIQEYAREVGYQRNEVSLSLLNKKTASLGVVVPTISNYYETAVIEGLHQALQPIGYTLNICVTNENYALEKEYLAKLLSNRTEGIFLSVSQETYDSGYYEHLESVIQRKTPLIFIDREYEDFETSRATVDDYHGAFAAVEHLLSIGYKNIAHLKGPNGLTVSEQRLKGYIDCLKKYDMPVQEEFIINTNFKVESAIVPTKRLLEMATPPDAIFGVNDQVAIGAMRVVKDKGLRIPQDVGLVGFDNSPISAYTFPSLTTVSRPGRKIGMEASRLFLNQVNGAEDFKHESIVLPSELIIRESSLRI, encoded by the coding sequence ATGAATTCCCCCCGACCCGTAACCATTAAAGACATTGCCCGCCGTTTCCGGTGCTCGCCATCCACCGTTTCCCGCGCTCTTAACGACCATCCGGCTATCAACGAAGACACCCGTAAAAACATCCAGGAATACGCCAGGGAAGTAGGTTACCAGCGGAATGAGGTGTCTTTGAGTTTGTTAAATAAAAAAACGGCGTCGCTGGGAGTAGTCGTTCCGACGATCAGTAATTACTATGAAACCGCCGTTATTGAAGGTCTTCATCAGGCATTGCAGCCAATTGGTTACACGCTTAACATTTGTGTGACCAATGAAAATTATGCTTTGGAAAAGGAATATCTCGCCAAACTGCTTTCGAACCGGACCGAAGGGATTTTCCTTTCCGTATCTCAGGAGACTTATGACTCAGGCTATTACGAGCATCTGGAAAGTGTGATCCAGCGAAAAACACCGCTCATTTTTATTGACCGCGAGTATGAAGATTTTGAAACCAGCCGGGCCACGGTGGACGATTATCACGGTGCTTTTGCGGCCGTTGAGCATTTGCTCAGTATCGGATATAAAAACATCGCCCATTTAAAAGGGCCTAACGGCCTAACGGTCAGCGAACAACGTTTGAAAGGCTACATTGATTGCCTCAAAAAATACGACATGCCCGTTCAGGAAGAATTCATCATTAATACCAACTTCAAAGTCGAAAGCGCCATTGTACCCACAAAGCGGCTCCTGGAAATGGCCACGCCACCGGATGCTATTTTCGGCGTGAACGACCAGGTCGCCATCGGAGCCATGCGGGTCGTTAAAGACAAAGGCCTCCGTATCCCGCAGGACGTCGGCCTGGTAGGCTTCGATAATTCGCCCATCTCCGCCTACACATTCCCATCCTTAACCACCGTAAGCCGCCCGGGCCGCAAAATTGGCATGGAAGCATCCCGGCTTTTTCTCAACCAAGTCAATGGCGCTGAGGACTTTAAGCATGAAAGCATCGTGCTGCCTTCGGAGTTGATAATCAGGGAAAGTTCGCTGCGGATTTGA